Part of the Bacillota bacterium genome, CAGCTCCCCGCGGCGCAGGCCAGCGGCCATCGCCACCAGGAAGGAAGAGGGTGACGGCTGCGTCGTCCTGCTGCTGTTCGATGATCTTTCGAGCAAATGGGCTGCCAGCCGCCCGCGCGGCAAACCGTGCGCCTGGGCCACGACCTGCAACGCGCGAAATGCCTCAGGTGTCAGCCTGATGCAAACCTTAAAGAGCAGCCCGAAAATCGGCGTGACATCGGCCGCGTCGGGAGATGGGGGCTCGAGGCACACCCGGGGCTTATCTTGCACTACACGTCGGCGGCGGCCGACAGGGGCCTTCCGCTATGAAGACGAAGCGTTTGGTCAGCCAGCCGCCCGTGCTCGACCTGTGCCAGCGGAGAGACGGACGCCCCAAGCCGGCGAGGGAAAACGGCGCAACGCGGGATGAGGCAACGGAGGCAACGAGGCCATCCGTGCTAGAATTCCCCCCGGGAGATGAAGCGACCATGACCTGGCGAGATCTGATCGAGGTGAACCCCGCTGTCCTGAAAGGTAAGCCGGTCATCCGGGGAACCCGGGTTCCGGTGCATCTGGTCGTCGGAAACCTGGCTGGGGGCGCGTCCATCGAGGAAGTCACGGCCGCTTATGCGATCACTGAAGAACAGGTGAGGGCGTGCCTGGCGCTTGCCGCCGAGATCCTCAACGAGGAAGAGTTCCTTGCGCTTTCTCGTGGATGAGTCCGTGCCCCTGCTGATCACCCAGCAGCTTCGGGCCGGCGGGTTCGAGGTGTGGGATCCCCGTGAGCAGGGCCCGCGTGGACTTCCGGATGAGAGCTGGCCCGGATCGCCACCACGCAGCGCCGCGTCATCGTCACGCAGGACCTGGAGTTTGGCCGTCTGGCTGAGCAGGGCTGGACTCCGGCGGGCGTCGTGTTGTTACGCTTTCCGTCGATGGTACGCCCGAGTACGGTGGCGGAGTCCTTCCGCTCGTTTATGGCGGCGGGCGGCGCCGACGCGATCGAGGGGCACCTGGTGGTCATCACGCCAAGTGGGGTACGCAGGCGGCGTCTGCGCCCCGGGCGCCCAGGGTGATCCGGAGCGTTCGGCCCGTCGCCCTGCGCAGCGGCGGCCCCGGCGTTTCGCTTCGTAGAGGCCCAGGTCGGCTGGGCGCAGCAGCTCCTTGAAGGAACGGCCATGCTCGGGATGATGTATCGGCTCCGTCCCTGAATCCGTCCCTGAACCGGGGCGTAACAGCCGGATTCTCTGGGGACAAGACGCATGGCAAACCCGCATGGTTGCGCTATTCGGCCACCTGGAGAGCGTGTGAGGTCCTACCGGGCCTCCGAGGGTTCGAATCCCTCCCAAGTTGCCTGACCCCCTCAAACCCCGTGTCTGCCGTATCCTGTGCCCTGAGGACGGGCCAGTACTGAACCCTTCGGCCGTCGCGCTCCTCACCCACAAGCCTTCAGGCCGGGGCAAGGGCGTCGTTCGTCTTGACCCGGCAGCCTGCCGACCACGGGGGAGCCCTTCCTGCCAACGGGTGTCATAACCTCTTGCATTGCGCCTGGGAATCGTGTAAACTTTCTGCAACAATCTCCTACCGAGGTAGTAGGATGGCTCGGCGGCCAACGCTGCTGCAAGCGCTTCAGGATCTGGGGCTAAACCAGACGGAGGCCAAGGTCTACCTGGCCCTGCTTTGGGGCAGCCCCGCCAACGGCAACCAGATCAGCCGCGCCTCAGGGGTGCCCTCGGCCAAGGTCTACGAACAGCTCGAACGTCTCAAAGAGATGGGCCTGGTGGCTCCGGTAGGCATGGGTGGCGAGTTTGTCCCCCTGCCCTTCGAAGACCTGCTCCGACAGCGCAAGGCTCGCCTCGAAGAGGCCGGTGAGCTGTTGCGCAGGCACGCTGCCCGGTCCATCCAGCGCTTCACCGGTGACGTGCTCTGGCAGGAAAGGGGGTACGGCTCGCTACTGGAGAAGGCTGGCGAGCTCATCCGTTCCGCGCAGGACGAGGTATTGTTGAGCCTCTGGCTCAACGAACTTGCCCGGTTGAAGGGCGCCGTTTTTGATGCGCTAGACGGTGGAGCCCATGTTTCGGCGATTGTGTTTTGCAGTTCGGACGAGGCCCGAGCCATGGTCGGCGACGCCACGCCGCGCCAATTGGAACGCCTT contains:
- a CDS encoding helix-turn-helix domain-containing protein; translated protein: MARRPTLLQALQDLGLNQTEAKVYLALLWGSPANGNQISRASGVPSAKVYEQLERLKEMGLVAPVGMGGEFVPLPFEDLLRQRKARLEEAGELLRRHAARSIQRFTGDVLWQERGYGSLLEKAGELIRSAQDEVLLSLWLNELARLKGAVFDALDGGAHVSAIVFCSSDEARAMVGDATPRQLERLHLFPHASLPTVYLRHANQAALVVDGLVAMLMDGSGPEGWIGVWSGNRAVVTLVTNYIRHDIYVNKIYADFGDQLRPAYGQYFEKLLNIRQGSLLDRIRDEVSVKGGPR
- a CDS encoding DUF5615 family PIN-like protein, with product MATTQRRVIVTQDLEFGRLAEQGWTPAGVVLLRFPSMVRPSTVAESFRSFMAAGGADAIEGHLVVITPSGVRRRRLRPGRPG
- a CDS encoding DUF433 domain-containing protein, whose amino-acid sequence is MTWRDLIEVNPAVLKGKPVIRGTRVPVHLVVGNLAGGASIEEVTAAYAITEEQVRACLALAAEILNEEEFLALSRG